A stretch of the Bradyrhizobium sp. CCBAU 53351 genome encodes the following:
- a CDS encoding efflux RND transporter permease subunit, translated as MKRFNLSAWAVSHPTLVLFLMIILGVAGFFSYEKLGRAEDPFFTVKVVNVSVIWPGATAQEMQTQVADPIEKKIQELPYFEKVQTYSKPAFTALQVTFRDSTPPKDVPYLFYLLRKKLVDVQGQLPSGILGPVVNDEFSDVDSILYMMTGDGADYAQLKKVSEGFRQRLLKVPGVTKVDVYGNQDERIFVEFSHAKLATLGITPQALFDSLAKQNNVTPAGTVETSAQRVPLRVTGALDGAKAVAETPVESNGRVFRLADIATVTHGYVDPPSFVVRQEGKAAIGIGVVTAKGANILELGKEVEKATADFMKAVPQGIDVKLIADQPKVVEHAVGEFVHSFMEALVIVLFVSFLALGWRTGIVVALSVPLVLGIVFVVMNMMSLDLHRITLGALIIALGLLVDDAIIAVEMMVVKMEQGWDRMRAASFAWESTAFPMLTGTLVTAAGFLPIGFANSAVGEYAGSIFWIVAIALVASWFVAVIFTPYIGVKLLPEMKVHHNHDPHAVYETRMYRGLRAIVQWCVNHRITVVAATVGVFVASIVGFGHVQQQFFPLSERPELFFQLRLPEGTAFNVTEKAVKKAETLLKDDKDIETYTSYVGQGSPRFWLGLNPQLPNEAFAEIVIVAKGVEARERIKAKIENAAAEGFLSEARVRVDRFNFGPPVGFPVQFRVIGPDANTVREIAYQVRDVMRQNKSVKDVQLDWNEQSPYLKLVVDQDRARAMGLTPQDVSQALAMLISGSQVTTVRDGIEKVGVVARAVSSERLDLGGVGDLTITSRNGVAVPLQQIAKIEYAHEEPIMWRRNRDMAITVRSDVVDGVQAPDVTNQITPKLKAIKDHLEPAYRIEAGGAFEESAKGNASIFILFPVMVMVMLTLLMIQLQSFSRLILVFLTAPLGIVGASLGLNVANAPFGFVALLGLIALAGMIMRNTVILVDQIETDVSHGLTRREAIVEATVRRARPVVLTALAAILAMIPLSRSAFWGPMAITIMGGLFVATFLTLLYLPGLYALWFRKSLDEAGTPEQPAAPQHGSDDPHAIPLAEAAE; from the coding sequence ATGAAGCGCTTCAACCTTTCGGCCTGGGCCGTCAGCCATCCGACGCTGGTTCTCTTCCTCATGATCATTCTCGGCGTCGCCGGATTCTTCTCCTATGAGAAGCTCGGCCGGGCCGAGGATCCGTTCTTCACGGTGAAGGTGGTCAACGTCTCCGTGATCTGGCCGGGCGCGACCGCGCAGGAGATGCAGACGCAGGTCGCCGATCCCATCGAGAAGAAGATCCAGGAGCTGCCCTATTTCGAGAAGGTGCAGACCTATTCCAAGCCCGCCTTCACCGCGCTCCAGGTGACCTTCCGCGACTCGACGCCGCCGAAGGACGTGCCTTATCTCTTCTATCTCTTGCGCAAGAAGCTGGTCGACGTGCAGGGCCAGCTGCCGTCGGGCATTCTCGGACCCGTCGTCAACGACGAGTTTTCCGACGTCGATTCCATCCTGTACATGATGACCGGCGACGGTGCCGACTACGCCCAGCTCAAGAAGGTTTCGGAAGGCTTCCGTCAGCGCCTGCTCAAGGTGCCCGGTGTGACCAAGGTCGACGTCTACGGCAACCAGGACGAGCGCATCTTCGTCGAGTTCAGCCACGCCAAGCTCGCCACCCTCGGCATCACGCCGCAGGCGCTGTTCGATTCGCTCGCCAAGCAGAACAACGTGACCCCCGCCGGCACGGTCGAGACCTCCGCGCAGCGCGTGCCGCTGCGTGTCACCGGCGCGCTCGACGGTGCCAAGGCCGTCGCCGAAACGCCGGTCGAGAGCAACGGTCGCGTGTTCCGCTTGGCGGATATCGCCACCGTCACCCACGGCTATGTCGATCCGCCGAGCTTCGTCGTCCGCCAGGAAGGCAAGGCCGCGATCGGAATCGGCGTCGTCACCGCCAAGGGCGCCAACATCCTCGAGCTCGGCAAGGAGGTCGAGAAGGCGACGGCCGACTTCATGAAGGCGGTGCCGCAGGGCATCGACGTCAAGCTGATCGCCGACCAGCCCAAGGTGGTCGAGCACGCCGTCGGCGAGTTCGTGCACTCCTTCATGGAAGCGCTCGTCATCGTGCTGTTCGTCTCGTTCCTGGCGCTGGGCTGGCGCACCGGCATCGTGGTCGCGCTGTCGGTGCCTTTGGTGCTCGGCATCGTCTTCGTCGTCATGAACATGATGTCGCTCGACCTGCACCGCATCACGCTCGGCGCGCTGATCATCGCGCTCGGCCTGCTTGTCGACGACGCCATCATCGCGGTCGAGATGATGGTGGTTAAGATGGAGCAGGGCTGGGACCGCATGCGTGCGGCGTCGTTTGCCTGGGAATCAACTGCGTTTCCGATGCTCACGGGAACGCTGGTCACGGCCGCTGGCTTCCTCCCCATCGGCTTTGCCAATTCCGCGGTCGGCGAATATGCCGGCAGCATCTTCTGGATCGTGGCGATCGCGCTGGTCGCCTCCTGGTTCGTGGCGGTGATCTTCACGCCCTATATCGGCGTCAAGCTGCTGCCGGAGATGAAGGTGCACCACAACCACGATCCGCACGCGGTCTACGAGACCCGAATGTACCGCGGCCTGCGCGCCATCGTGCAATGGTGCGTCAACCACCGCATCACCGTGGTGGCCGCGACCGTCGGCGTCTTCGTCGCCTCGATCGTCGGGTTCGGCCATGTCCAGCAGCAATTCTTCCCGCTGTCGGAGCGGCCCGAGCTGTTCTTCCAGCTGCGCCTGCCCGAGGGCACCGCCTTCAACGTCACCGAAAAGGCGGTGAAGAAGGCCGAGACGCTGCTGAAGGACGACAAGGACATCGAGACCTATACGTCCTATGTCGGCCAGGGCTCGCCGCGCTTCTGGCTCGGCCTCAATCCGCAGCTGCCGAACGAGGCCTTTGCCGAGATCGTCATCGTGGCCAAGGGCGTCGAGGCGCGCGAGCGCATCAAGGCCAAGATCGAGAACGCGGCTGCCGAGGGCTTCCTGTCCGAGGCGCGCGTGCGCGTCGATCGCTTCAATTTCGGTCCCCCCGTCGGCTTCCCCGTGCAGTTCCGCGTGATCGGCCCCGACGCCAACACGGTGCGCGAGATCGCCTATCAGGTCCGCGACGTCATGCGGCAGAACAAGAGCGTCAAGGATGTCCAGCTCGATTGGAACGAGCAGTCGCCCTACCTCAAGCTCGTCGTCGATCAGGACCGTGCCCGCGCCATGGGCCTGACGCCGCAGGACGTCTCACAGGCGCTCGCGATGCTGATCTCGGGCTCGCAGGTCACGACCGTGCGCGACGGCATCGAAAAGGTCGGCGTGGTCGCCCGTGCGGTCTCGTCCGAGCGCCTCGACCTCGGCGGCGTCGGCGACCTCACCATCACCTCGCGCAATGGCGTTGCCGTGCCGCTGCAGCAGATCGCCAAGATCGAGTATGCGCACGAGGAGCCGATCATGTGGCGGCGCAACCGCGACATGGCGATCACCGTGCGCTCCGACGTCGTCGACGGCGTGCAGGCGCCCGACGTCACTAACCAGATCACGCCGAAGCTGAAGGCGATCAAGGACCACCTCGAGCCGGCCTACCGTATCGAGGCGGGCGGCGCGTTCGAGGAATCCGCCAAGGGCAACGCCTCGATCTTCATCCTCTTCCCGGTGATGGTCATGGTGATGCTGACGCTGCTGATGATCCAGCTGCAGAGCTTCTCGCGCCTGATCCTGGTGTTCCTGACCGCGCCGCTCGGCATCGTCGGCGCCTCGCTCGGCCTCAACGTCGCCAATGCCCCGTTCGGCTTCGTGGCGCTGCTCGGCCTGATCGCGCTCGCTGGCATGATCATGCGCAACACGGTCATCCTGGTCGACCAGATCGAGACCGACGTCTCCCACGGCTTGACCCGGCGCGAGGCGATCGTGGAAGCCACCGTCCGCCGCGCCCGTCCGGTGGTGTTGACGGCGCTCGCCGCCATTCTCGCCATGATCCCGCTGTCCCGATCGGCCTTCTGGGGTCCGATGGCGATCACCATCATGGGTGGCTTGTTCGTCGCGACATTCCTAACGCTGCTGTACCTGCCGGGCCTCTATGCGCTGTGGTTCAGGAAGAGCCTGGACGAGGCCGGTACGCCGGAACAGCCTGCCGCGCCGCAGCATGGGAGCGATGACCCCCACGCAATTCCGCTTGCTGAAGCGGCTGAATAA
- a CDS encoding TetR/AcrR family transcriptional regulator, protein MALISEHIEGDTRDRILEVAERLFRQIGYQKTTVGDIAKELRMSPANVYRFFESKKAIHQAVARSLMGEVELEAQRIVARPGPVLDRFRELLTTIHRMNTERYVGDNKLHEMVEIAMQEDWDVCVNHMECVAGMVGQMIAQGVATGEFEAPDLQLAALCSCTAMMRFFHPQMIAQCATKPGPNIDQMIDFVIAGLSPRH, encoded by the coding sequence ATGGCCCTTATTTCGGAACATATCGAAGGCGACACCCGGGATCGTATCCTCGAGGTGGCCGAACGGCTGTTCCGCCAGATCGGCTACCAGAAGACCACGGTCGGCGACATCGCCAAGGAGCTCAGGATGAGCCCCGCCAATGTGTATCGCTTCTTTGAATCGAAGAAGGCGATCCATCAGGCGGTGGCCCGCTCGCTCATGGGCGAGGTGGAGCTCGAAGCGCAGCGGATCGTGGCAAGGCCGGGGCCCGTGCTGGACCGCTTCCGCGAGCTCCTCACCACCATCCATCGCATGAACACCGAGCGCTATGTCGGCGACAACAAGCTGCATGAGATGGTCGAGATCGCGATGCAGGAGGATTGGGACGTCTGCGTCAACCACATGGAATGCGTCGCCGGAATGGTCGGCCAGATGATCGCGCAAGGCGTTGCCACCGGTGAGTTCGAGGCGCCCGATCTGCAACTGGCCGCGCTCTGCTCGTGCACCGCGATGATGCGCTTCTTCCACCCCCAGATGATCGCCCAGTGCGCCACCAAGCCGGGCCCGAACATCGACCAGATGATCGATTTCGTCATCGCGGGTCTGTCGCCGCGGCACTGA
- a CDS encoding flavin reductase family protein, whose amino-acid sequence MTDKDLYFYEPSKGHGLKHDPFNAIIAPRPIGWISSRDAKGHVNLAPYSFFNAFCYVPPIIGFSSTNWKDTVENIQQTGEFVWNLATMDLAKHMNATAAHVAPEVDEFEVAGLTAVPGKLVNVPRVGESPVAFECKVSDIIRLKGADGKEADAWLTLGEVVAVHIDKAMIKDGVYQTAAARPIVRAGRRGDYFEIKPENMFEMVRPD is encoded by the coding sequence GTGACCGACAAAGACCTGTATTTCTACGAGCCCTCCAAGGGCCACGGCCTCAAGCATGATCCCTTCAACGCCATCATCGCGCCGCGGCCGATCGGCTGGATCTCCTCCCGTGACGCCAAGGGCCACGTCAACCTCGCGCCTTACAGCTTCTTCAACGCCTTCTGCTACGTGCCGCCGATCATCGGCTTCTCCTCCACCAACTGGAAGGACACGGTGGAGAACATCCAGCAGACCGGCGAATTCGTCTGGAATCTCGCCACGATGGACCTTGCCAAGCACATGAATGCGACCGCCGCGCATGTCGCGCCCGAGGTCGACGAGTTCGAGGTCGCGGGCCTCACCGCGGTGCCCGGCAAGCTCGTCAACGTGCCGCGCGTCGGCGAGAGCCCGGTCGCCTTCGAATGCAAGGTGTCCGACATCATCCGGCTCAAGGGCGCCGACGGCAAGGAGGCCGACGCTTGGCTGACGCTGGGTGAGGTCGTCGCGGTCCACATCGACAAGGCCATGATCAAGGACGGCGTCTACCAGACCGCCGCCGCCCGCCCGATCGTCCGCGCCGGCCGCCGCGGCGATTATTTCGAGATCAAGCCCGAAAACATGTTCGAGATGGTGCGGCCGGATTAA
- a CDS encoding acyl-CoA dehydrogenase, which yields MSFRRDNITKPIFSWARGVLPAMSDTEREALEAGDVWWDADLFTGNPDWSKLLKIAPAKLTEEERAFLNGPVDELCAMLDEWKIFWEWRDLPQDVWHFVKREKFFGMIIPKEFGGLGFSPYAHSEVVRKISTRSIAAAVTVMVPNSLGPGELLMRFGTKEQQERWLPRLADGRDIPCFGLTSPEAGSDAASMVDSGVICKGEFDGREVIGLRLNWHKRYITLGPVATLLGLAFKAYDPEHLVGDQEELGITVALIPTDLPGVEIGHRHLPSMQVFQNGPNRGRDVFIPLDYVIGGKERLGQGWKMLMTALAAGRGISLPSLSAAGAAYAARTTGAYARIREQFGISISKFEGVEEPLARIVATAYQLDAARRLTCAALNAGVHPAVISGIMKLHATERMRTAIDDAMDIHGGKAVIDGPQNYLGNLHRAVPVGITVEGANILTRNLIVFGQGAIRAHPYLIDEMNALADTDRERGLTAFDKAFWKHVGHSFQTLFRAFGRSWTFGAFAMAPDAGDATPFYRQLSRYSAAFALCADMALLTLGGALKRKEMLSARFGDILSELYLLSAALKRWQDEGRQKEDFAALEWCMASGFRTIENRLAEILANLPNRFVAGFLKLVVQPFGARVLGPSDRVVHQCAAIVLEPSAARERLTPDLAHVDDDGGFARLERAFKLVVGTDAIAKRMRAAHIRDWKEAVTKGVITQAEGEQLAAAHSAVTEVIEVDDFAPEALSPIYKKTVNVHQFFQELGDQRAAS from the coding sequence ATGAGCTTCCGCCGCGACAACATCACGAAGCCGATCTTCTCCTGGGCGCGCGGCGTGCTGCCGGCGATGTCCGACACCGAGCGTGAGGCGCTGGAGGCGGGCGACGTCTGGTGGGACGCCGATCTCTTCACCGGCAATCCCGACTGGTCGAAGCTGCTGAAAATTGCGCCAGCCAAATTGACCGAGGAGGAGCGGGCTTTCCTCAACGGGCCCGTCGACGAGCTCTGCGCCATGCTCGACGAGTGGAAGATCTTTTGGGAATGGCGCGACCTGCCGCAGGACGTCTGGCACTTCGTCAAGCGCGAGAAATTCTTCGGCATGATCATTCCGAAGGAATTCGGCGGTCTCGGCTTCTCGCCCTACGCCCATTCGGAAGTGGTGCGCAAGATCTCGACCCGCTCGATCGCGGCCGCCGTCACCGTGATGGTGCCGAACTCGCTCGGCCCCGGCGAGCTCCTGATGCGCTTCGGCACAAAGGAGCAGCAGGAACGCTGGCTGCCGCGCCTCGCCGATGGCCGCGACATTCCTTGCTTCGGCCTCACCAGCCCGGAAGCCGGCTCCGATGCCGCCTCGATGGTCGACAGCGGCGTCATCTGCAAGGGAGAGTTCGACGGCCGCGAGGTCATCGGGCTGAGGCTCAACTGGCACAAGCGCTACATCACGCTCGGGCCCGTCGCGACGCTGCTCGGCCTTGCCTTCAAGGCCTATGATCCCGAGCATCTCGTCGGCGATCAGGAAGAGCTCGGCATTACCGTGGCGCTGATCCCGACCGATCTGCCCGGCGTCGAAATCGGCCACCGCCATCTGCCGTCGATGCAGGTGTTCCAGAACGGGCCCAACCGGGGACGTGACGTCTTTATCCCCCTGGATTACGTCATCGGCGGGAAGGAGCGGCTGGGGCAGGGCTGGAAGATGCTGATGACCGCACTTGCCGCCGGCCGCGGCATCTCGCTGCCGTCACTCTCTGCCGCGGGGGCCGCTTACGCGGCGCGCACCACCGGCGCTTATGCCCGTATCCGCGAGCAGTTCGGCATCTCCATCTCGAAATTCGAAGGCGTGGAAGAGCCGCTCGCGCGCATCGTGGCGACCGCTTACCAGCTCGATGCGGCGCGCCGGCTGACCTGCGCGGCGCTGAATGCCGGGGTGCATCCCGCCGTCATCTCCGGCATCATGAAGCTGCACGCGACCGAGCGGATGCGCACCGCGATCGACGACGCCATGGACATCCACGGCGGCAAGGCCGTGATCGACGGTCCGCAAAATTATCTCGGCAATCTGCACCGCGCCGTGCCGGTCGGGATCACGGTCGAAGGTGCCAACATCCTGACGCGCAATCTCATCGTGTTCGGGCAGGGGGCGATCCGCGCGCATCCTTATCTGATCGACGAGATGAACGCGCTCGCGGACACCGATCGCGAGCGTGGGCTGACTGCATTCGACAAGGCGTTCTGGAAACATGTCGGGCATAGTTTCCAGACGCTATTCCGTGCCTTCGGTCGAAGCTGGACTTTTGGCGCCTTCGCGATGGCGCCTGACGCCGGCGACGCCACGCCGTTCTACCGCCAGCTCTCGCGCTATTCGGCGGCCTTTGCGCTCTGCGCCGACATGGCGCTCCTGACGCTCGGCGGCGCGCTCAAGCGCAAGGAGATGCTGTCGGCGCGCTTCGGTGACATCCTGTCCGAGCTGTATCTGCTCTCCGCCGCGCTGAAGCGCTGGCAGGACGAAGGTCGGCAGAAGGAGGACTTTGCCGCGCTGGAATGGTGCATGGCGAGCGGCTTCAGGACGATCGAGAACCGGCTCGCCGAAATCCTCGCCAACCTGCCGAACCGCTTCGTCGCCGGCTTCCTCAAGCTCGTCGTCCAGCCGTTCGGCGCGCGCGTGCTCGGCCCGTCCGACCGCGTCGTGCACCAATGCGCTGCCATCGTGCTGGAGCCGTCGGCGGCGCGCGAGCGCCTGACGCCGGATCTGGCCCATGTCGACGACGACGGCGGCTTTGCCCGGCTGGAGCGTGCGTTCAAGCTGGTCGTGGGCACCGATGCGATCGCCAAGCGCATGCGCGCGGCGCATATCCGCGACTGGAAGGAAGCCGTCACCAAGGGTGTCATCACGCAGGCCGAGGGCGAGCAACTGGCCGCTGCTCATAGCGCCGTCACCGAAGTGATCGAGGTCGACGATTTTGCGCCGGAAGCGCTGTCGCCGATTTACAAGAAAACCGTCAATGTGCATCAGTTCTTCCAGGAACTCGGTGACCAGAGGGCGGCGAGCTGA
- a CDS encoding acetyl-CoA C-acetyltransferase, with protein sequence MARPVFIVDGSRTPFLKARSGPGPFTPVDLAVQCGRPLLARQPFSPDSFDQVILGCVNVIADEMNPARVAALRLGMGEDMVAFTVQINCGSGMQSIDTAYRYIREGHADMILAGGSEALSHAPLVWPNSGVRWFAGLATAKGVAAKLAAAFKLRPRDLKPIIGLERGLTDPVTDLNMGQTAEVVGHLFGITRAQSDAYAAESHRRLAHAQGAGYLKGEVETAFSRDGKFFDHDDGVRPDSTAETLAKLKPVFERPWGQVTAGNSSQITDGASWVILASDAAVAKYKLTPKAAIVDSHWAALDPAIMGLGPVMSATPLLQRNGLTIKDVETWELNEAFATQVLGCLAAWNDDKFCREILGLDGAAGEIDRDKLNVDGGAISLGHPVGTSGNRIVLHLVNAMKRLGTRRGVATECIGGGLGGAMLIEAV encoded by the coding sequence ATGGCACGACCGGTATTCATCGTCGACGGCAGCCGGACGCCGTTTCTGAAGGCGCGTTCGGGCCCCGGCCCGTTCACGCCGGTCGATCTCGCCGTGCAATGCGGCCGGCCGCTACTGGCGCGCCAGCCGTTTTCGCCCGACAGCTTCGACCAGGTCATCCTCGGCTGCGTCAACGTGATCGCGGACGAGATGAATCCGGCCCGCGTCGCGGCGCTCCGGCTCGGCATGGGCGAGGACATGGTCGCCTTCACGGTGCAGATCAATTGCGGTTCGGGCATGCAGTCGATCGACACGGCCTACCGCTATATCCGTGAAGGCCATGCCGACATGATCCTTGCCGGCGGCTCCGAGGCGCTGAGCCACGCGCCGCTGGTCTGGCCGAATTCCGGCGTGCGCTGGTTCGCCGGCCTCGCCACCGCCAAGGGCGTGGCCGCCAAGCTCGCCGCGGCTTTCAAGCTGCGCCCGCGCGATCTCAAGCCGATCATCGGCCTCGAGCGCGGGCTGACCGATCCCGTCACCGACCTCAACATGGGCCAGACTGCCGAGGTCGTCGGCCATCTCTTCGGGATCACGCGCGCGCAGTCCGACGCCTATGCTGCCGAGAGCCATCGCCGGCTCGCGCACGCGCAAGGCGCGGGATATCTCAAGGGCGAGGTCGAAACTGCGTTCTCGCGCGATGGCAAGTTCTTCGACCATGACGACGGCGTGCGGCCGGATTCCACGGCGGAGACGCTGGCAAAGCTGAAGCCGGTGTTCGAGCGCCCCTGGGGCCAGGTCACCGCCGGCAATTCCTCGCAGATCACCGACGGCGCCTCCTGGGTGATCCTCGCCTCCGATGCCGCGGTCGCCAAGTACAAGCTCACGCCGAAAGCCGCGATCGTCGACAGTCACTGGGCCGCGCTCGACCCTGCTATCATGGGGCTCGGTCCGGTGATGTCGGCAACACCACTGCTCCAGCGCAACGGCCTTACCATCAAGGATGTCGAGACCTGGGAGCTGAACGAGGCTTTCGCCACCCAGGTGCTGGGCTGTCTCGCGGCCTGGAACGACGACAAATTCTGCCGTGAGATCCTTGGTCTCGACGGCGCGGCCGGCGAGATCGACCGTGACAAGCTCAACGTCGATGGCGGGGCGATTTCGCTGGGCCATCCCGTCGGCACCTCCGGCAACCGTATCGTGCTGCATCTCGTCAATGCGATGAAGCGGCTCGGCACGCGGCGGGGCGTCGCCACCGAATGCATCGGTGGCGGGCTCGGCGGCGCCATGCTGATCGAGGCGGTGTGA
- a CDS encoding 3-hydroxyacyl-CoA dehydrogenase NAD-binding domain-containing protein: protein MDSKIMTALGDRVLELGPKPAPDSPYKHFKLTRDEDGVAWLLFDRADASANTLSSDVMEEFDAALAAIETERPAGLVIRSAKPSGFIAGADVNEFRGASDPEVVETRIRAAHAVVDHLEALKLPTVAVIHGFCLGGGLEVALACQSRVAVDGARFGFPEVMLGLHPGLGGTARLTALVNPTQSMALMLTGRTIDARRAKAIGLVDTVTQERHVRGAVKDALFGRMKRARAGFLTHATNFGPVRGLLAKRMRSEAAKAASREHYPAPYALIDLWETHGGGKAAMLKAEQASFAKLMVTPTAQNLIRVFFLREQMKKAAGSGNSIKHVHVIGAGAMGGDIAAWIAGQGFRVSLADMKAEPIAGAVKRAAELYGKIIRKPAEVRDALDRLIPDMDGEGVRNADLIIEAVPEKLELKQKVYAGIEPRMKPGAILATNTSSIPLQDLRTTLARPERLVGLHFFNPVSRLQLVEVVSHDGNDAQTLKDALAFVGAIDRLPLSVKSSPGFLVNRALTPYMLEAMVMLDEKIDQRLIDAAAEQFGMPMGPIELADQVGLDICLDVGDMLRTKFGDLLPPTPAWLRDKVARGELGRKTGKGFYTWKDGKAEKAPLPETGPRVTDQMIDRLVLPMSNVCVAALREGIVADADAVDGAMIFGTDYAPFRGGPLNYARTRGVENVVSTLRGLAERFGGRFAPDAGWDGLR, encoded by the coding sequence ATGGATTCCAAGATCATGACCGCGCTCGGCGACCGCGTCCTGGAACTGGGGCCCAAGCCCGCGCCGGACAGTCCGTACAAGCATTTCAAGCTCACCCGCGATGAAGACGGCGTCGCCTGGCTGCTGTTCGACCGCGCCGATGCCAGCGCCAATACGCTCTCGTCCGACGTGATGGAGGAGTTCGACGCCGCGCTCGCGGCGATCGAGACCGAGCGTCCGGCCGGCCTCGTGATCCGCTCCGCAAAGCCGTCCGGCTTCATCGCGGGCGCCGACGTCAACGAATTCCGCGGCGCGTCCGACCCGGAGGTGGTGGAGACCCGTATCCGGGCCGCGCATGCGGTGGTCGATCATCTCGAAGCGCTCAAATTGCCGACGGTCGCGGTCATCCACGGCTTCTGTCTCGGCGGCGGGCTCGAGGTTGCGCTGGCCTGCCAGTCGCGCGTCGCCGTCGACGGCGCGCGCTTCGGCTTCCCGGAGGTGATGCTCGGCCTGCATCCCGGTCTCGGCGGCACCGCGCGGCTTACCGCGCTGGTCAACCCGACCCAGTCGATGGCCTTGATGCTGACCGGCCGCACCATCGATGCGCGACGGGCCAAGGCGATCGGCCTCGTCGATACCGTCACGCAGGAGCGCCATGTCCGGGGCGCGGTGAAGGATGCGCTGTTCGGCCGGATGAAGCGGGCGCGCGCTGGCTTCCTGACTCACGCGACGAACTTCGGCCCGGTCCGCGGGCTGCTCGCAAAGCGCATGCGCTCGGAGGCGGCGAAGGCCGCGTCTCGCGAGCACTATCCCGCACCCTATGCGCTGATCGACCTCTGGGAAACCCATGGCGGCGGCAAGGCCGCGATGCTGAAGGCGGAGCAGGCGTCCTTCGCCAAGCTGATGGTGACGCCGACCGCGCAGAATCTGATCCGCGTCTTCTTCCTGCGCGAGCAGATGAAGAAGGCGGCAGGCTCCGGCAACTCGATCAAGCATGTCCACGTCATCGGCGCGGGCGCCATGGGCGGCGATATCGCGGCTTGGATAGCCGGGCAGGGCTTTCGCGTCTCGCTCGCCGACATGAAGGCCGAGCCGATCGCGGGCGCGGTGAAGCGCGCCGCCGAGCTCTACGGCAAGATCATCCGCAAGCCGGCCGAGGTGCGCGACGCGCTCGATCGCCTCATCCCCGACATGGACGGGGAGGGGGTGCGCAACGCCGATCTCATCATCGAGGCGGTCCCGGAAAAGCTCGAGCTCAAGCAGAAGGTCTATGCCGGGATCGAGCCGCGCATGAAGCCGGGCGCGATCCTTGCGACCAACACGTCGAGCATTCCGCTGCAAGATTTGCGCACTACGCTCGCGCGGCCGGAGCGCCTGGTCGGCCTGCATTTCTTCAATCCGGTATCGCGGCTGCAATTGGTCGAGGTCGTCAGCCACGACGGCAACGACGCGCAGACGCTGAAGGACGCACTTGCTTTCGTCGGTGCGATCGACCGTCTGCCATTGTCTGTGAAGAGCTCGCCCGGCTTCCTCGTCAACCGCGCGCTGACGCCCTACATGCTGGAAGCCATGGTGATGCTGGACGAGAAGATCGACCAGCGCCTGATCGACGCCGCAGCCGAGCAGTTCGGCATGCCGATGGGGCCGATCGAGCTCGCCGACCAGGTCGGGCTCGACATCTGCCTCGACGTCGGGGACATGCTGCGGACGAAGTTCGGCGACCTGCTGCCGCCGACGCCCGCCTGGCTGCGCGACAAGGTCGCCAGGGGCGAGCTCGGCCGCAAGACCGGCAAGGGCTTCTACACCTGGAAGGACGGCAAGGCAGAGAAGGCGCCGCTCCCCGAGACCGGTCCGCGCGTCACCGACCAGATGATCGACCGCCTGGTGCTGCCAATGTCCAACGTCTGCGTTGCGGCGCTTCGCGAAGGCATCGTCGCTGATGCCGATGCTGTCGACGGCGCCATGATCTTCGGCACCGATTATGCACCGTTCCGCGGCGGTCCGCTGAACTATGCGCGCACGCGCGGCGTGGAGAATGTCGTGTCCACCTTGCGCGGGCTCGCCGAGAGGTTCGGCGGACGTTTTGCGCCGGATGCGGGCTGGGACGGTTTGCGATAG